The Papaver somniferum cultivar HN1 chromosome 3, ASM357369v1, whole genome shotgun sequence genome includes a region encoding these proteins:
- the LOC113362027 gene encoding laccase-6-like isoform X2 encodes MFQQPQGSMISRHGVRQKLSCWYDGPSYITQCPILSGQKFVYKFTLEKQKGTLFWHAHVSWLRGTVYGAIVVYPKMGIPSPFRNPYKEQIILLGEYWHKDVVQLEHEALESGGAPTPADAFTINGHPGPNYKCSSSNNDVYKMVVIPGKTYMLRIVNAALNSEHFFTIAHHKMTIIEADGEYTKPLVVNHLMIAPGQTINVLVTADQPVNRYSMAMGPYVSAKNISFQKLPAISYFQYTGSTRKQIVMPAHLPTVNDDLAVKTVMDGLRSLHPVMVPRKIDVNLSFTIGLNVEKCGSSNPDKNCQGPHGGVLGASVNNISFTSPTFSLLQAYYKDINGHFTRDFPDTPHKVYDYVNGAPNNIPHDTQSLVGTRTKVFEFGSRVELILQDTGTVSTENHPVHMHGYSFYVVGYGSGNYNPRTAKRNMVDPPYLNTIGVPVGGWAAIRFIADNPGVWFMHCHLEIHMSWGLSMAFIVKNGKGEMQTLPPPPGDMPTC; translated from the exons ATGTTTCAGCAACCACAAGGTTCTATGATTTCAAG GCATGGTGTCAGACAAAAACTGTCATGTTGGTATGATGGACCTTCCTACATAACTCAATGCCCGATTCTATCTGGACAAAAGTTTGTGTATAAATTCACACTTGAGAAGCAGAAGGGTACATTGTTTTGGCATGCTCATGTGTCTTGGCTTCGTGGGACTGTGTATGGTGCAATCGTCGTATACCCTAAGATGGGCATCCCTTCTCCATTCAGAAACCCCTACAAAGAACAAATCATATTACTAG GTGAGTATTGGCACAAGGATGTTGTACAACTAGAACATGAAGCACTAGAAAGTGGGGGGGCCCCTACACCAGCAGACGCTTTCACCATCAATGGCCATCCCGGACCCAATTAcaaatgcagcagcagcaataatg ACGTATACAAGATGGTGGTTATTCCAGGGAAGACCTATATGTTGAGGATAGTAAATGCAGCTCTGAATTCTGAACATTTCTTTACTATAGCTCATCACAAAATGACGATCATAGAAGCTGATGGAGAGTATACAAAGCCGTTGGTCGTCAACCATCTGATGATTGCACCTGGTCAAACGATCAACGTTCTCGTGACTGCAGATCAACCAGTTAACAGATACTCAATGGCAATGGGTCCATATGTGTCGGCTAAAAACATTTCATTTCAAAAATTACCTGCAATATCTTACTTCCAGTACACTGGTTCTACACGAAAGCAAATCGTAATGCCGGCCCATTTACCGACTGTTAACGATGATCtagctgtgaaaacggttatgGATGGATTAAGAAGTCTTCATCCTGTTATGGTTCCAAGGAAAATTGATGTAAACCTATCTTTCACAATAGGATTGAACGTCGAAAAATGTGGGTCTTCAAATCCTGATAAGAATTGTCAAGGACCACACGGAGGGGTTTTGGGTGCTTCTGTTAATAATATTTCGTTTACTAGTCCTACATTTTCACTCCTACAAGCTTACTATAAAGATATCAACGGTCATTTTACAAGAGATTTTCCTGATACACCCCACAAAGTTTATGATTATGTCAATGGAGCTCCTAATAATATCCCTCATGATACTCAGTCACTGGTTGGAACTAGAACTAAGGTATTCGAATTTGGTTCTAGGGTTGAACTGATTTTGCAGGACACAGGAACGGTTAGTACCGAGAATCATCCGGTTCATATGCATGGCTATAGTTTCTATGTCGTGGGATACGGATCAGGGAATTACAACCCTAGAACAGCTAAGCGGAATATGGTGGATCCACCCTACTTGAATACCATTGGAGTTCCTGTTGGTGGTTGGGCTGCCATTCGATTTATAGCAGACAATCCTG GAGTTTGGTTCATGCATTGTCATCTAGAGATTCATATGTCTTGGGGACTATCCATGGCGTTTATAGTGAAGAATGGGAAAGGAGAAATGCaaactcttcctcctcctcccgGAGATATGCCGACCTGTTAA
- the LOC113362027 gene encoding laccase-6-like isoform X1 has protein sequence MSNCWISYSYILWLSIVFNLHVSATTRFYDFKVQNMRITKMCKSKQIVSINQMFPGPVIYDQEDDQIIVKVTNETPYNTTLHWHGVRQKLSCWYDGPSYITQCPILSGQKFVYKFTLEKQKGTLFWHAHVSWLRGTVYGAIVVYPKMGIPSPFRNPYKEQIILLGEYWHKDVVQLEHEALESGGAPTPADAFTINGHPGPNYKCSSSNNDVYKMVVIPGKTYMLRIVNAALNSEHFFTIAHHKMTIIEADGEYTKPLVVNHLMIAPGQTINVLVTADQPVNRYSMAMGPYVSAKNISFQKLPAISYFQYTGSTRKQIVMPAHLPTVNDDLAVKTVMDGLRSLHPVMVPRKIDVNLSFTIGLNVEKCGSSNPDKNCQGPHGGVLGASVNNISFTSPTFSLLQAYYKDINGHFTRDFPDTPHKVYDYVNGAPNNIPHDTQSLVGTRTKVFEFGSRVELILQDTGTVSTENHPVHMHGYSFYVVGYGSGNYNPRTAKRNMVDPPYLNTIGVPVGGWAAIRFIADNPGVWFMHCHLEIHMSWGLSMAFIVKNGKGEMQTLPPPPGDMPTC, from the exons ATGTCCAACTGCTGGATATCTTATTCCTATATACTCTGGTTAAGTATTGTATTTAATCTCCATGTTTCAGCAACCACAAGGTTCTATGATTTCAAG GTTCAAAACATGAGGATTACAAAAATGTGTAAGAGTAAACAAATCGTGTCGATCAATCAAATGTTCCCTGGACCAGTCATTTATGATCAAGAAGACGATCAAATCATAGTTAAAGTCACTAATGAAACACCTTATAACACTACACTCCACTG GCATGGTGTCAGACAAAAACTGTCATGTTGGTATGATGGACCTTCCTACATAACTCAATGCCCGATTCTATCTGGACAAAAGTTTGTGTATAAATTCACACTTGAGAAGCAGAAGGGTACATTGTTTTGGCATGCTCATGTGTCTTGGCTTCGTGGGACTGTGTATGGTGCAATCGTCGTATACCCTAAGATGGGCATCCCTTCTCCATTCAGAAACCCCTACAAAGAACAAATCATATTACTAG GTGAGTATTGGCACAAGGATGTTGTACAACTAGAACATGAAGCACTAGAAAGTGGGGGGGCCCCTACACCAGCAGACGCTTTCACCATCAATGGCCATCCCGGACCCAATTAcaaatgcagcagcagcaataatg ACGTATACAAGATGGTGGTTATTCCAGGGAAGACCTATATGTTGAGGATAGTAAATGCAGCTCTGAATTCTGAACATTTCTTTACTATAGCTCATCACAAAATGACGATCATAGAAGCTGATGGAGAGTATACAAAGCCGTTGGTCGTCAACCATCTGATGATTGCACCTGGTCAAACGATCAACGTTCTCGTGACTGCAGATCAACCAGTTAACAGATACTCAATGGCAATGGGTCCATATGTGTCGGCTAAAAACATTTCATTTCAAAAATTACCTGCAATATCTTACTTCCAGTACACTGGTTCTACACGAAAGCAAATCGTAATGCCGGCCCATTTACCGACTGTTAACGATGATCtagctgtgaaaacggttatgGATGGATTAAGAAGTCTTCATCCTGTTATGGTTCCAAGGAAAATTGATGTAAACCTATCTTTCACAATAGGATTGAACGTCGAAAAATGTGGGTCTTCAAATCCTGATAAGAATTGTCAAGGACCACACGGAGGGGTTTTGGGTGCTTCTGTTAATAATATTTCGTTTACTAGTCCTACATTTTCACTCCTACAAGCTTACTATAAAGATATCAACGGTCATTTTACAAGAGATTTTCCTGATACACCCCACAAAGTTTATGATTATGTCAATGGAGCTCCTAATAATATCCCTCATGATACTCAGTCACTGGTTGGAACTAGAACTAAGGTATTCGAATTTGGTTCTAGGGTTGAACTGATTTTGCAGGACACAGGAACGGTTAGTACCGAGAATCATCCGGTTCATATGCATGGCTATAGTTTCTATGTCGTGGGATACGGATCAGGGAATTACAACCCTAGAACAGCTAAGCGGAATATGGTGGATCCACCCTACTTGAATACCATTGGAGTTCCTGTTGGTGGTTGGGCTGCCATTCGATTTATAGCAGACAATCCTG GAGTTTGGTTCATGCATTGTCATCTAGAGATTCATATGTCTTGGGGACTATCCATGGCGTTTATAGTGAAGAATGGGAAAGGAGAAATGCaaactcttcctcctcctcccgGAGATATGCCGACCTGTTAA